The region TTAAATAGGTATTATTGACTGTTGAATTGCTAACGTGAAATTCATTCTTTAATATAGAATAAAAGAAATAAGCTAATTACACTTGTTTTCCACATACCTTTTTCAATTAATAAGTAGATGAGGTGGCCCCCAAACAAAGCATGGACTTCTAGTACGTCAATAGATGGCTACCGTCATTTTGAAGTTATAGATTACGGAGGAAAAGGCGAGGAGCGTTGGGTAACATTGGTTGCAATACTAGACAAAAATATAAAGTTTAACGTTAATTGGACTGATTTGAAAACATATGCAAAGTGGACTGTTGGCTGGGTTCAGCTTCCAAAAGATGAATAAATCATTCTCCAATGAAAATCGAATTTAAAGAAGATTACTGAATAATATTAAACTTTATGCTCAAATTTAAATATATAAACTAAGGGATAAATGATTAAGGTAAAAAGATAAAAAAATAGACCCTAGAAATAGGGCCTATTAGCTTATCTAGAGATTTCAGATTGAATACCTTTTACCTCTATAAGTAAGGAGCACATGCTTCTTTTCAACTACTGCTTTGTGTTGAGTGTACTTTTGACCTCTGTAGGTTAGTGACATTGTTGTCTCCGGGTTAGCTCAAGTCCCCGTTCCATGGCTTGAGTCGAACTGCGGCTCTAATAAGAGTTGAACGTTTTAGTAGCTGTTGCTACAAAATCACAATAGCATAAACAAATGTGCTTTATCAAAAGCCCGACATGCTAGGAAATTAATTAAACGACGAGTTAGTAAAAGTATCTTTTGTGCCTTTGCATTATGTTTTTTGACAAAAAAAAGACTCTGCGTAATACGCGGAGCCTGGGTGATGGGGAACCTTCTTTCTAGGCGATATTATTTATTAAATCAAGTCCTATAGATGGTGATACAAAATGCTGTAGTCACACCATATCTAGTGGAAAGCTTTTGCAATAATACATTTGTCCTATTAAGACTGAGGTTTAGATGGTCAGCAAGTTGCCAAAAGACAGGTATCTAATACTTATGAGGGTGAAATGGAAAGTTTTTGGATTTGAAAGGAATTATTTTTAAGTGAGTTGATTTAATGAGCGTCTTGCCAAGAATTTAAAATTAGACTTTATCTATATCTATAAAAAACTATAGAACCATTTTGCCGTGTGACCTAAGCGTTCGACCTGGATAAGCCAGAAGAGGAGTCAAAGTAATGATCCATTTCCAGTTGCATGACTGGTTTACTTCACGATAACAACAGTCTCCTCAAGTCGAAAAAGAGTCAGATCAGAGCACTTAAAAGGTCATCACCAACAAAACAGTTCTCTTGCATATTATTCAAAAGTTCTACGTCATTGGCCAAATAGATCGTATTTGATTAAGCACTTGCAATGCTTCATTCCTTCGCTGCTTTATATCAATAGAGCTTAACAACTTGGTCACATGTCCTAATTTTCTACCAGGAATATTATTTTCTTTGTTGTACCAATGAAGATTAACCCCGTTAATTTTCTTGAGTAATTGCAATCGTCTTTCAACTATGTTTTCTGAATCCTTAAAACCTAATAGATTAACCATTATTGCCCCTGGAGCAATTAATTCAGTAGATTTTACTGGCTTCCTTGCTGCTATAGCTATTTGATGCTCAAACTGGCTACTCGCGCATGCTTCTATGGATAAATGAGCTGAGTTATGAGTCCTTGGAGCTATTTCATTGACAAGCAAACCATCATTGCCATAGAAGAATTCAATAGCTAATACTCCCGTATAATTTAATTCTCGAACTAATGAAATTGCAATATTGTTAGCCATAGCAATGACTGGGTGAATAACATCTGCAGGCGCTAAAACCCAATTACAAATTTGATTGGTTTGAAATGTTTCAACCAAAGGAAATGTTCTAACTTCTCCAAATAAATCTCTTGAAACAACCAATGACAACTCCTTATCATAGTTAATCCATTTCTCTAAAAACCATTGCTTTGGGTTAACTTGCTGAAGAAGAGTTTTTAGATCACTAAAGTCGTTTATAACCATTGTTCCTTTTCCGTCATAACCTCCAAAAGAAGATTTTGCCATAAGAGGAAATTTCCAATTAGCTTCTAGTTTTAGATCACTAATTTTGAAAGAGGATAAAGACAGCCATTCTGGACCGGGAATATTCAATTTCTTTAAAAGTTTGCGTTGAGACAGCTTATTTATAAGGGGTGACATCGCTGAAAGTTTTGGAATAAAGGTGACACCAGAATCCTCTAAGAGAGACAAGCCTTCTATATCTACCCATTCATTCTCAAAAGTTATGCAGCTAGTTTTCTGAGCCAGTTGCCTAGTTCCGTTAATATCGTTTGTATCTGACAAAACAAGTCCATTTGCATTCTGAACAGCAGGGTCGTTTTCAGACCTTGTCTGGACAATCAAATCGACTCCCAGCTTCTTTCCTGCCTTAGCTAACATTTGAGCAAGTTGGCCTCCACCAACCACTCCTATACAGAAATTCTGATGGTCGTTATTTTCCAATGAATAAAGTCCTCTGCATTGAGCTTAAATAACAGTCCCCCATAAAAGTTGGGGAAAATTCTTTAAATTCATTATTTAATTTGTGAACCAAGACAACTGCCGCATTAAAGTCAACTTAAAAAACAATCCATATGAGGTTGTAGTAGGTTCGGAAATCTTGTATACAATTGGAGAAGAACTACTTCGAATAAATATAAGAACAGGCGAGAAAATTCTCATAGTTACAAACCCTGATGTATCAAAACCTTATAGTAGAAGATTTATAACAAGCCTTAAAGAAGCTGGTTATGATGCCAATCTTTTAATATTAGAAGCGGGTGAAAATAAAAAAAATTATGAAAGCATAGCTCTTATACACAATGCTGCTTATGAGCATCAACTTGACAGAGGTTCACTGATTATTGCATTGGGGGGTGGTGTGATCGGAGATATGGCAGGTTTTGCAGCAGCTACATGGCTAAGAGGTATTGATTTTGTACAAGTACCAACAACATTGCTTGCAATGGTAGATGCTTCAGTCGGAGGCAAAACTGGGGTGAATCATCCAAAGGGTAAAAACTTGATAGGAGCTTTCCACCAACCTAAATTAGTCTTAATTGATATTAATACTCTAAAAACACTTCCTCAAAGGGAATTCCGTTCAGGAATGGCTGAAATAATTAAATATGGTGTAATAAAAGACCTTGAATTATTTAATAAACTAGAGAATGAAGAAGATCTAAGTAATATATATTCAATAAAAGAATGTGTATTATTAGAACTAATAAAAATATCAGTATCAATCAAAGCTAGGATTGTAGAAAAAGACGAAAAAGAATCTGGATTGAGAGCAATACTTAATTATGGACATACTTTTGGTCATGTTATAGAAACACTTTGTGGTTATGGGCATTGGTTACACGGAGAAGCTGTGTCAATGGGAATGGTTTTAATTGGTCAATTAGCACTAAGAAAGAATTTGTGGAATGTGGATGATGCGCTTAGGCAAGAAAAGTTACTAACTAAAGCAGGTCTGCCAATAAGCTGGCCTAAAATAAACAATGAAGACGTATTAAGAACATTGAAAGGAGATAAGAAGGTAGATAAAGGTAATATTAGATTAATAGTTCCTTTAGGAATAGGGATGGTTGAAATTTTAAATGATGTTAGCGAAAATGAAATTAAATCTCTTTTGGAAAGTATTTAAATGCTAATCATTAGGTTCTTTAAGAAATCTAGATTGCAAGATATCTGAATTAGCAGAAGATGATTTATTAAATAATATCCAACGAAAATCACCCAAACAGGATGGATCTATTAATCTTAAAAGATTTTCTCTCTTCGTTAAAGCTTCTCCAAGCTTACTATTTGGTATTTGTTTTAGATCATTTAGTTTATCAGCAAGACCTAAAGCTAAAAGTGAAAGGCCTTGCTTTCTTTCACCTACAAAATTCCAGTTATTTTTTATCGCTAATAAATAAATTATTTCTAGACATAAGTGAGAAGTAATATCAGTAGTTCCAATTTTTTCCAGGATGTTGGAATTTGAAACTTGAGAAGAATAAGAAATTATAGTTCCTTCCGATCGTGATTTTGAATAATACCTATTAGCTTCAAGCGCATAATCAATAATTAATAGGGGACCTTCTGTTAAACATAAAGAAGTTTCCTTGAACCAATTATTTAAACAAGAATGCCATTCTGTAGACCAACCTTCTTCAGAATTTTGAGGGGGGATAGAAATATCAATTTTATTACTTATATCAATTATTGAATTTTTAATTGAATCTGATAAAGGGAGGTTAGTAAATTCAATGTAATGTTTATTATTTAAAGTGCTCAGTTTAACGCCTTGCATAAAAAGTTTATTGTTATTTGAAACAACTCTATCGACTGGCAAAGCGTCTAATATTTCATGAGCAATCATAATTCCCTTAACAGGAACATCTGATAGTTCTTTCATTGACATCCAACAAATAGGAATATCTTTAAATGGGGCCAACCTCCTTTTCTGACGATCTTTCATACCCTCATTAATTTCGATTAGAATTAATTTGATTTTTTTAAAAAGGGAAGGTGATTTTTTTTGTAAAGCTTCGATCAAATGGAAAAGCAAGTCTCCTTCACCAGGTCCAATATCTATTATTGAAATTACTTCACTAGTTACATCTGTATGCAAAAGTGCTTCTACCCAATCCACAACCTGTGATGCTAATAAATCACAAAACTCAGGCCCTAAAGAAGGTGATGTAACGAAGTCACCTTTAGGCCCAATCCTTAGTTTTCCAGTTGCATAAGATCCGTTTTTCATATCATTTAGAGCCAAGTCCATAAAATCAAAGAAGCTTATGACACCTCCTCTATCAGAAATATGAGCGGCCATCCAATCAGGACAAGGTACAGGCAAGTGTTCCATCAGCGAGTATGGTTTTAATTACAAAAAAACATGAGCCAAAGGCTAATAGGTTCTATGAGAAGCATTTTATTTGCACTGTTAATTTGTTTTTCATTATCTTTACCAGCAACTGCCTATGAAAATGCAGATTTATTACCAGATCATCAAACTCCTGTAATTGATCTTGCAAAATCTCTCAGTGAAGTAAAAAGAATTAATCTAGAGAAGTCTCTTAATGAATATGAAAATAAAACAGGTTGGAAGATCAGAGTGCTTACTCAATACGAAAAGAGTCCTGGGATTGCAGTAAAAAAATTCTGGGATTTAGACGAAAG is a window of Prochlorococcus marinus subsp. marinus str. CCMP1375 DNA encoding:
- the aroB gene encoding 3-dehydroquinate synthase, with translation MNQDNCRIKVNLKNNPYEVVVGSEILYTIGEELLRINIRTGEKILIVTNPDVSKPYSRRFITSLKEAGYDANLLILEAGENKKNYESIALIHNAAYEHQLDRGSLIIALGGGVIGDMAGFAAATWLRGIDFVQVPTTLLAMVDASVGGKTGVNHPKGKNLIGAFHQPKLVLIDINTLKTLPQREFRSGMAEIIKYGVIKDLELFNKLENEEDLSNIYSIKECVLLELIKISVSIKARIVEKDEKESGLRAILNYGHTFGHVIETLCGYGHWLHGEAVSMGMVLIGQLALRKNLWNVDDALRQEKLLTKAGLPISWPKINNEDVLRTLKGDKKVDKGNIRLIVPLGIGMVEILNDVSENEIKSLLESI
- a CDS encoding TIGR02450 family Trp-rich protein, whose translation is MRWPPNKAWTSSTSIDGYRHFEVIDYGGKGEERWVTLVAILDKNIKFNVNWTDLKTYAKWTVGWVQLPKDE
- a CDS encoding class I SAM-dependent methyltransferase, which translates into the protein MEHLPVPCPDWMAAHISDRGGVISFFDFMDLALNDMKNGSYATGKLRIGPKGDFVTSPSLGPEFCDLLASQVVDWVEALLHTDVTSEVISIIDIGPGEGDLLFHLIEALQKKSPSLFKKIKLILIEINEGMKDRQKRRLAPFKDIPICWMSMKELSDVPVKGIMIAHEILDALPVDRVVSNNNKLFMQGVKLSTLNNKHYIEFTNLPLSDSIKNSIIDISNKIDISIPPQNSEEGWSTEWHSCLNNWFKETSLCLTEGPLLIIDYALEANRYYSKSRSEGTIISYSSQVSNSNILEKIGTTDITSHLCLEIIYLLAIKNNWNFVGERKQGLSLLALGLADKLNDLKQIPNSKLGEALTKRENLLRLIDPSCLGDFRWILFNKSSSANSDILQSRFLKEPND
- a CDS encoding DUF4278 domain-containing protein gives rise to the protein MSLTYRGQKYTQHKAVVEKKHVLLTYRGKRYSI
- a CDS encoding 5-(carboxyamino)imidazole ribonucleotide synthase, which codes for MENNDHQNFCIGVVGGGQLAQMLAKAGKKLGVDLIVQTRSENDPAVQNANGLVLSDTNDINGTRQLAQKTSCITFENEWVDIEGLSLLEDSGVTFIPKLSAMSPLINKLSQRKLLKKLNIPGPEWLSLSSFKISDLKLEANWKFPLMAKSSFGGYDGKGTMVINDFSDLKTLLQQVNPKQWFLEKWINYDKELSLVVSRDLFGEVRTFPLVETFQTNQICNWVLAPADVIHPVIAMANNIAISLVRELNYTGVLAIEFFYGNDGLLVNEIAPRTHNSAHLSIEACASSQFEHQIAIAARKPVKSTELIAPGAIMVNLLGFKDSENIVERRLQLLKKINGVNLHWYNKENNIPGRKLGHVTKLLSSIDIKQRRNEALQVLNQIRSIWPMT